Proteins encoded within one genomic window of Mycolicibacterium aubagnense:
- the dop gene encoding depupylase/deamidase Dop — protein sequence MQRIIGTEVEYGISSPSDPTANPILTSTQAVLAYAAASGIQRAKRTRWDYEVESPLRDARGFDLSRSTGPAPIVDADEIGAANMILTNGARLYVDHAHPEYSAPEVTDPMDAVIWDKAGERVMEAAARYVASVPGAARLQLYKNNVDGKGASYGTHENYLMSRQTPFNSVIAGLTPFFVSRQVVTGSGRVGIGQSGDEPGFQLTQRADYIEVEVGLETTLKRGIINTRDEPHADADKYRRLHVIIGDANLAETSTYLKVGTTSLVLDLIEFGAAEGIELSDLALARPVHAVHVISRDPSLRATVALADGRELTGLALQRIYLDRVAKLQERRDPDPRANHVIETWAHVLDLLERDPMECAEILDWPAKLRLLEGFRQRENLSWNAPRLHLVDLQYSDVRLDKGLYNRLVARGSMKRLVTEQQVLDAVDNPPTDTRAYFRGECLRRFGADIAAASWDSVIFDLGGESLVRIPTLEPLRGSKAHVGALLDSVDSAAELVEQLTT from the coding sequence ATGCAACGGATCATCGGAACAGAGGTCGAATACGGCATTTCATCGCCGTCTGATCCGACCGCGAACCCGATCCTCACATCCACCCAGGCGGTGCTGGCGTACGCGGCGGCCAGTGGCATCCAGCGGGCCAAGCGCACGCGGTGGGACTACGAAGTCGAGTCCCCGCTGCGCGACGCCCGTGGTTTCGACCTGAGCCGCTCCACGGGACCGGCACCGATCGTGGACGCCGACGAGATCGGCGCCGCCAACATGATCCTCACCAACGGCGCCCGGCTGTACGTCGACCACGCCCACCCGGAGTACTCCGCTCCCGAGGTCACCGACCCGATGGACGCGGTCATCTGGGACAAGGCCGGCGAGCGGGTCATGGAAGCCGCCGCCCGGTATGTGGCCAGCGTGCCCGGGGCGGCGAGGCTGCAGTTGTACAAGAACAACGTCGACGGCAAGGGTGCGTCGTACGGCACGCACGAGAACTATCTGATGAGTCGGCAGACGCCGTTCAACTCGGTGATCGCCGGGCTGACGCCGTTCTTCGTGTCCCGCCAGGTCGTCACCGGTTCGGGCCGCGTCGGCATCGGGCAGTCGGGGGATGAGCCGGGTTTCCAGCTGACTCAGCGCGCCGACTACATCGAGGTCGAGGTCGGCCTGGAGACGACGCTCAAGCGCGGCATCATCAACACTCGCGACGAGCCGCATGCCGACGCCGACAAATACCGCCGGCTGCACGTCATCATCGGTGACGCCAACCTGGCCGAGACGTCGACGTATCTGAAGGTGGGCACCACGTCGCTGGTGCTCGACCTGATCGAGTTCGGGGCCGCCGAGGGCATCGAGCTGTCCGACCTGGCGCTGGCTCGTCCCGTGCACGCGGTGCACGTCATCAGCCGGGATCCGTCGCTGCGTGCGACTGTGGCACTGGCGGACGGCCGCGAACTCACCGGCCTTGCGCTGCAACGCATCTACCTGGACCGGGTGGCCAAGTTGCAGGAGCGGCGCGACCCGGACCCGCGCGCCAACCACGTCATCGAGACCTGGGCGCATGTCCTGGATCTGCTGGAGCGCGATCCGATGGAATGTGCCGAAATCCTGGACTGGCCGGCCAAGCTGCGCCTGCTGGAGGGGTTCCGGCAGCGTGAGAACCTCAGCTGGAACGCCCCGCGCCTACACCTGGTGGACCTCCAGTACTCCGACGTGCGGCTGGACAAGGGTCTGTACAACCGGCTGGTGGCGCGCGGCTCGATGAAGCGGTTGGTCACTGAACAGCAGGTGCTCGACGCGGTGGACAACCCGCCCACCGACACCAGGGCGTACTTCCGTGGCGAGTGCCTGCGCCGGTTCGGTGCGGACATCGCCGCGGCCAGCTGGGATTCGGTGATTTTCGACCTCGGCGGCGAGTCGCTGGTGCGGATTCCGACGCTGGAACCGCTGCGCGGAAGCAAGGCACATGTCGGCGCGTTGCTCGATTCGGTGGACAGTGCGGCCGAGTTGGTGGAACAGCTCACGACGTAA
- a CDS encoding ubiquitin-like protein Pup, which produces MAQEQTKRGGGGGEDDDVSGPSAAGQERREKLAEDTDDLLDEIDDVLEENAEDFVRAYVQKGGQ; this is translated from the coding sequence ATGGCTCAGGAACAGACCAAGCGCGGCGGTGGCGGCGGCGAGGACGACGACGTCTCCGGCCCGTCTGCCGCAGGTCAGGAACGTCGCGAGAAGCTCGCTGAGGACACCGACGACCTGCTCGATGAGATCGATGACGTGCTGGAAGAGAACGCAGAGGACTTTGTGCGCGCGTACGTCCAAAAGGGCGGCCAGTGA
- a CDS encoding RecB family exonuclease, protein MTTPTAPVRRPALSPSRAGDFKQCPLLYRFRAIDRLPEPPSTAQLRGSVVHAALEQLYALPATDRVPETALSLVTPAWDAVLAEKPELAEEIAPERREALLDEARTLLSGYYRLEDPTRFDPHSCEQRVEVELSDGTLLRGFVDRIDVAPTGELRVVDYKTGKAPPEARALAEFKAMFQMKFYAVALLRLRGVVPARLRLLYLADGQVLDYSPDLAELERFEKTLMAIWQAIQKSGETGDFRPNPSKLCSWCTHQQLCPAFGGSPPPYPGWPENFGAA, encoded by the coding sequence ATGACTACCCCCACCGCCCCTGTCCGACGGCCGGCACTCTCGCCGTCGCGGGCCGGTGACTTCAAACAGTGCCCGCTGCTCTACCGGTTCCGGGCCATCGACCGGCTGCCGGAGCCGCCGTCGACCGCGCAGTTGCGCGGTTCGGTGGTGCACGCCGCGTTGGAACAGCTGTACGCGCTGCCCGCCACCGACCGGGTACCGGAGACCGCGTTGTCGCTGGTGACGCCGGCGTGGGATGCGGTGCTCGCCGAGAAGCCCGAGCTCGCCGAAGAGATCGCGCCCGAGCGACGGGAGGCGCTCCTCGACGAGGCTCGTACGTTGTTGTCGGGGTACTACCGGCTCGAGGACCCGACGCGTTTCGACCCGCACAGCTGCGAACAACGCGTCGAGGTCGAGCTGTCCGACGGTACGCTGCTGCGCGGATTCGTCGACCGGATCGACGTGGCGCCGACCGGCGAACTGCGGGTGGTCGACTACAAGACCGGCAAGGCGCCACCTGAAGCCCGGGCGCTGGCCGAGTTCAAGGCGATGTTCCAGATGAAGTTCTACGCGGTGGCGCTGCTCCGCCTGCGCGGAGTGGTGCCCGCGAGGCTGCGGTTGCTGTATCTGGCCGACGGTCAGGTGCTCGACTACAGCCCTGATCTTGCCGAGTTGGAGAGGTTCGAGAAGACGCTGATGGCCATCTGGCAAGCCATCCAGAAGTCAGGCGAGACGGGCGACTTCCGGCCCAACCCATCGAAGCTGTGTTCCTGGTGCACGCACCAACAGCTGTGCCCCGCCTTCGGTGGCTCTCCCCCGCCCTATCCCGGCTGGCCCGAGAATTTCGGGGCCGCATGA
- a CDS encoding acyl-CoA dehydrogenase family protein, whose protein sequence is MTVLTTTAPAADGVVADVLATADRVADELRETAAARDRANAAPRDEIELLRRNDLLQVQEPVEYGGSGFNYAQAVQVTRRIARGDTSIAHLIGYHYAQTRIASLFGTPAQADALSRKNAAEKLFWGGIQNPRGGSDLVLTRDGNGFRLNGSRTFASGASTGDQLSVTASLDGGLVFLSLDVRGGRQGFTFLDDWDNIGQRLTDSGGVRVVDARIEHDEVLGEEPFAGSDPTPYQTLVTPHWQLAFVNFYLGTAEGALAEAFDWTRTHGSAWESSGVERATDDPYVLQTVGELVSQVRAAALLADRAGDALQAALDFGPALSEDQRAEAAVAIYEAKYLSTKVGLETASRLFEIQGARATSTKYGFDRHWRNLRTHTVHDPVAYKAKEVGDWTLNGRRPEFSLYR, encoded by the coding sequence ATGACTGTTCTGACTACGACCGCCCCTGCTGCCGACGGTGTCGTCGCCGACGTGTTGGCTACCGCAGACCGGGTCGCCGACGAGCTGCGCGAGACCGCCGCCGCGCGGGACCGGGCGAACGCCGCGCCGCGTGACGAGATCGAGCTACTGCGCCGCAACGATCTGCTGCAGGTGCAGGAGCCGGTCGAATACGGCGGTTCGGGCTTCAATTACGCACAGGCGGTCCAGGTGACGAGACGGATCGCCCGCGGTGACACGTCGATCGCCCATCTCATCGGCTACCACTACGCCCAGACCCGGATCGCGTCGCTCTTCGGGACGCCCGCTCAAGCTGACGCGCTCTCCCGGAAAAACGCAGCCGAAAAGCTGTTCTGGGGTGGAATTCAAAATCCTCGCGGAGGCTCCGATCTGGTTTTGACCCGCGACGGCAACGGGTTCCGGCTGAACGGCAGCCGCACGTTCGCCAGCGGCGCGAGTACCGGCGATCAGCTGTCCGTCACGGCTTCACTCGACGGCGGTCTGGTGTTTCTGTCGCTCGACGTGCGTGGCGGCCGTCAGGGATTCACCTTCCTTGATGACTGGGACAACATCGGTCAGCGTCTGACGGACTCGGGCGGTGTCCGCGTCGTCGACGCTCGGATCGAGCATGACGAAGTGCTCGGCGAAGAACCGTTCGCCGGTTCGGATCCCACGCCGTACCAGACTCTGGTGACGCCCCACTGGCAGTTGGCTTTCGTGAATTTCTACCTCGGTACCGCTGAAGGGGCCCTGGCCGAGGCGTTCGATTGGACCCGGACCCACGGCTCTGCGTGGGAATCCTCGGGAGTCGAGCGGGCCACCGACGACCCCTACGTCCTGCAGACCGTCGGCGAGCTCGTCAGCCAGGTGCGGGCTGCCGCACTGCTGGCCGACCGGGCCGGCGATGCCCTGCAAGCCGCGCTGGACTTCGGGCCGGCCCTGTCCGAAGACCAGCGCGCGGAAGCCGCCGTGGCCATCTACGAAGCCAAGTACCTTTCCACGAAGGTCGGCTTGGAAACCGCCAGCCGACTGTTCGAAATCCAGGGCGCACGCGCCACGTCGACCAAATACGGATTTGACCGGCACTGGCGCAACTTGCGCACCCACACGGTGCATGATCCGGTGGCGTACAAGGCCAAAGAGGTCGGTGACTGGACCCTCAACGGTCGTCGCCCCGAGTTCTCGCTGTACCGGTAG
- the prcA gene encoding proteasome subunit alpha, producing the protein MSFPYFISPEQAMRERSELARKGIARGRSVVVLAYEGGVLFVAENPSRSLQKVSELYDRVGFAAVGRFNEFDNLRRGGIQFADTRGYAYDRRDVTGRQLANVYAQTLGTIFTEQAKPYEVELCVAEVAHHGETKAPELYRITYDGSIADEPHFVVMGGTTEPIITALNDSYEENLSLADAVKIAVDALHAGAGADRVLGAATLEVAILDAKRPRRAFRRITGAALDAVLPKAEAEATDEGTAAADESKPDAKPEGDAAE; encoded by the coding sequence ATGAGCTTTCCGTATTTCATCTCGCCCGAACAGGCGATGCGGGAACGTTCCGAGCTTGCACGTAAAGGCATTGCGCGGGGTCGCAGCGTGGTCGTGCTGGCCTATGAGGGTGGCGTGCTGTTCGTGGCGGAGAACCCGTCGCGGTCGCTGCAGAAGGTCAGTGAGCTGTATGACCGGGTCGGTTTCGCGGCCGTCGGCCGGTTCAACGAGTTCGACAACCTGCGTCGCGGTGGTATCCAGTTCGCCGACACCCGGGGCTATGCCTACGACCGGCGCGATGTCACCGGTCGCCAGTTGGCCAACGTCTACGCCCAGACGCTCGGCACCATCTTCACCGAGCAGGCCAAGCCCTACGAGGTCGAGCTGTGTGTCGCCGAAGTGGCGCACCACGGCGAGACGAAAGCCCCTGAGCTGTACCGGATCACGTATGACGGCTCGATCGCCGACGAGCCGCATTTCGTCGTGATGGGCGGTACCACCGAGCCGATCATCACCGCACTCAACGACTCCTACGAGGAGAACTTGAGCCTGGCCGACGCGGTGAAGATTGCCGTCGACGCGCTGCATGCCGGTGCCGGCGCGGACCGCGTACTGGGCGCGGCCACGCTCGAGGTGGCGATCCTCGACGCCAAGAGGCCGCGCCGCGCGTTCCGCCGGATCACCGGCGCCGCGCTGGATGCGGTGCTGCCGAAGGCCGAGGCGGAAGCCACGGACGAGGGCACAGCCGCCGCTGACGAGAGCAAACCGGACGCCAAACCCGAAGGCGACGCGGCCGAGTAA
- a CDS encoding NRAMP family divalent metal transporter, translating into MTGSSDDDPSGIQTYSQTGAQFGYSQLWVAAWTYPFMVAIQEICGRIGMVTGHGLASVLREHYSRRVLFVAVSLLMVANIVNVGADLGAMAATGQMLVHVPFLAWLAVIVGVSLLLQIFVPYPAYARFLKYASLSLLAYVMAAFVIHHPWWPTVAVSTFVPHVEWSRDYVLNIVAVLGTTITPYCFFWQADQEAEEDYARGRMQFYGKGVPVVHDRDIRNMRVDTTVGMGFSNFVQFFIILTCASTLHQAGVFSVDTPDQAAAALRPLAGDFAFLLFAIGIIGVGFLAVPTLTGSASYALSEALGWKAGLGYTFREARAFYLVIALATIVGVALNFIGIPPFRMLYYAAAVNGVLAPPLMALITLVGNNRSIMGEHVNKRFANVMGWAMVMIMGVCAVALLGSLVTGA; encoded by the coding sequence GTGACGGGATCGTCCGACGATGATCCGTCCGGTATCCAGACATACAGCCAGACCGGGGCGCAGTTCGGCTACTCCCAGCTATGGGTGGCTGCCTGGACATATCCGTTCATGGTGGCGATCCAGGAGATTTGTGGCCGAATCGGAATGGTCACCGGCCATGGCCTGGCGTCGGTGCTTCGCGAACATTATTCGCGTCGGGTGCTTTTCGTCGCTGTGTCCCTGCTCATGGTCGCCAACATCGTCAACGTTGGTGCCGACCTGGGAGCGATGGCGGCCACTGGTCAGATGCTCGTGCACGTCCCATTCCTGGCTTGGCTCGCGGTAATCGTGGGCGTCTCACTCCTGCTGCAGATTTTCGTCCCGTACCCCGCGTATGCCCGATTCCTGAAGTATGCGAGCCTGAGCCTGCTCGCATATGTCATGGCGGCCTTCGTCATTCATCATCCTTGGTGGCCCACGGTGGCGGTGAGCACATTCGTTCCGCATGTCGAGTGGTCGCGCGACTACGTGCTCAACATCGTCGCCGTCCTGGGCACCACGATCACGCCCTACTGCTTCTTCTGGCAGGCCGACCAGGAGGCAGAAGAGGATTACGCCCGTGGCCGAATGCAGTTCTACGGCAAGGGTGTTCCGGTGGTGCACGACAGGGACATTCGCAACATGAGGGTCGACACCACGGTCGGCATGGGCTTTTCGAATTTCGTGCAGTTCTTCATCATCCTGACGTGCGCCTCCACCCTTCATCAAGCGGGCGTGTTCAGTGTTGACACACCGGATCAGGCCGCCGCCGCACTACGGCCACTTGCCGGCGACTTTGCGTTCCTGCTATTCGCGATCGGCATCATCGGGGTCGGCTTTCTCGCCGTGCCCACCTTGACGGGCTCGGCGTCCTACGCGCTGTCGGAGGCGCTGGGCTGGAAAGCCGGGCTCGGGTACACCTTCCGCGAAGCCCGGGCTTTCTACCTCGTGATCGCGTTGGCCACGATTGTCGGTGTCGCTCTGAATTTCATCGGGATTCCGCCGTTCCGGATGTTGTACTACGCCGCCGCGGTCAACGGGGTACTGGCTCCTCCGCTGATGGCGCTGATCACGTTGGTCGGCAACAACCGATCGATCATGGGTGAGCACGTCAACAAACGCTTTGCCAACGTCATGGGCTGGGCGATGGTGATGATCATGGGGGTGTGCGCCGTGGCGTTGCTCGGCTCGCTCGTGACCGGTGCGTGA
- a CDS encoding tRNA (adenine-N1)-methyltransferase yields the protein MRITGPFTVGDRVQLTDAKGRHYTMVLATGGEFHTHRGIVAHDSVIDQPEGSVVKSTNGDPFLVLRPLLIDYVLSMPRGAQVIYPKDAAQIVHEGDIFPGARVLEAGAGSGALTCSLLRAVGPGGSVTSYEVRDDHAVHAVRNVETFFGERPENWNLVIADLNDYDGAPGASEATGGGQVDRVVLDMLAPWDVLETVSKALVPGGVLIVYVATVTQLSKTVEALREQQCWTEPRSWESLQRGWDVVGLAVRPQHSMRGHTAFLISARRLAPGAVTPQPLRRKRNI from the coding sequence GTGCGAATCACCGGACCCTTCACCGTCGGCGACCGCGTCCAACTGACCGACGCCAAAGGCCGGCACTACACGATGGTGCTGGCGACCGGTGGGGAATTCCACACCCATCGCGGCATCGTCGCCCATGATTCGGTGATCGACCAGCCTGAGGGCAGCGTCGTGAAATCCACCAACGGCGACCCGTTCCTGGTGCTGCGCCCGCTGCTGATCGACTACGTCCTGTCGATGCCGCGCGGTGCGCAGGTGATCTACCCGAAGGACGCGGCGCAGATCGTGCACGAAGGCGACATCTTCCCGGGCGCAAGGGTTTTGGAAGCCGGCGCCGGCTCCGGTGCGCTGACCTGTTCGCTGCTGCGGGCTGTTGGCCCCGGCGGTTCTGTGACGTCCTACGAGGTGCGCGACGACCATGCCGTGCATGCCGTGCGCAATGTCGAGACCTTCTTCGGCGAGCGGCCCGAGAACTGGAACCTGGTCATCGCCGACCTCAACGACTATGACGGTGCGCCGGGGGCGAGCGAAGCGACGGGGGGTGGCCAGGTCGATCGCGTTGTGCTCGACATGCTGGCGCCGTGGGATGTGTTGGAGACGGTCTCGAAGGCGCTCGTGCCGGGCGGCGTCCTGATCGTCTATGTCGCGACCGTCACGCAGCTGTCGAAGACGGTCGAGGCGCTGCGTGAGCAGCAGTGCTGGACCGAACCGCGGTCGTGGGAATCGTTGCAGCGCGGCTGGGACGTCGTCGGCCTGGCGGTGCGTCCGCAGCATTCGATGCGCGGCCACACGGCGTTCCTGATCAGCGCGCGCCGACTGGCACCGGGCGCAGTGACGCCGCAGCCGCTGCGGCGTAAGCGCAATATCTAG
- a CDS encoding thioesterase family protein: MIDCYYRRRGADGDLQRFESTEGTGSNWDANIQHGSPPLALLTKSIEELAAGSGMQVGRLTLDILGAIPVAPVAVRAWVSRPGSRICMMTAEMTAAQPDGSERAVARMSTWLIAPSDTRDAVLDRYPPMTQVPDTGFRHHWQGRPGYLETVTWVPQPDDANASVVWMRPLISLVDDEEMTDLQRLAMVVDSANGVGAELDPNEFVFMNTDTTVHLHRTPVGPEFCLRARGSIGPDGLGSTTAELFDKQGFIGTSAQTLLVQRR; this comes from the coding sequence ATGATCGACTGCTACTACCGTCGGCGGGGCGCCGACGGCGATCTGCAGCGCTTCGAATCGACCGAGGGCACCGGCAGTAACTGGGATGCGAACATCCAGCACGGTTCGCCGCCGCTGGCGCTGCTGACCAAGTCGATCGAAGAGCTGGCCGCCGGCAGCGGCATGCAGGTGGGCCGGCTGACCCTGGACATTCTCGGCGCCATTCCCGTTGCGCCCGTTGCGGTTCGGGCGTGGGTGTCGCGGCCCGGATCACGGATCTGCATGATGACCGCGGAGATGACGGCCGCCCAGCCTGATGGTTCCGAGCGGGCGGTAGCGCGGATGTCGACGTGGCTGATCGCCCCCAGCGACACCCGCGACGCCGTACTGGACCGTTACCCGCCCATGACCCAGGTGCCCGATACCGGGTTCCGGCATCACTGGCAGGGCCGGCCCGGCTATCTGGAGACCGTCACCTGGGTGCCGCAACCCGACGACGCCAACGCCTCCGTGGTGTGGATGCGACCATTGATCTCGCTGGTGGACGACGAGGAGATGACCGATCTGCAGCGGCTGGCGATGGTCGTCGATTCCGCGAATGGCGTTGGCGCCGAGCTGGATCCGAATGAGTTCGTGTTCATGAACACCGACACCACGGTGCACCTGCACCGCACCCCGGTGGGCCCGGAATTCTGTCTACGGGCCCGCGGCTCGATCGGTCCGGACGGCCTCGGGTCGACGACGGCCGAGCTGTTCGACAAGCAGGGGTTCATCGGAACCTCGGCGCAGACGCTGTTGGTGCAGCGGCGCTGA
- the arc gene encoding proteasome ATPase, whose protein sequence is MDRPDAFGNPGTPHQNPMSSTDAAELARLRSETAALREQLTNSAAAHRGPRDVQQLEARIDSLTTRNGKLMDTLKEARQQLLALREEVDRLGQPPSGYGVLLLTHDDDTVDVFTSGRKMRLSVSPNIDVSELKQGQTVRLNEALTVVEAGSFEAVGEISTLREILNDGKRALVVGHADEERIVWLAEPLIALEYLDPEIVELLDDTDDLLDERARKLRPGDSLLVDSKAGYAFERIPKAEVEDLVLEEVPDVAYSDIGGLTRQIELIRDAVELPFLHKDLYREYSLRPPKGVLLYGPPGCGKTLIAKAVANSLAKKMAEIRGDDAREAKSYFLNIKGPELLNKFVGETERHIRLIFQRAREKASEGTPVIVFFDEMDSIFRTRGTGVSSDVETTVVPQLLSEIDGVEGLENVIVIGASNREDMIDPAILRPGRLDVKIKIERPDAEAAQDIFSKYLTEDLPVHEDDLREFNGDRGLTIKTMIEKVVDRMYAEIDDNRFLEVTYANGDKEVMYFKDFNSGAMIQNVVDRAKKYAIKSVLETGQRGLRIQHLLDSIVDEFAENEDLPNTTNPDDWARISGKKGERIVYIRTLVTGKSSSASRAIDTESNLGQYL, encoded by the coding sequence ATGGATCGCCCGGACGCCTTCGGCAACCCGGGCACACCTCATCAGAACCCCATGTCCAGCACCGATGCCGCCGAGTTGGCGCGGCTTCGTAGCGAAACGGCGGCGCTGCGCGAGCAGCTGACGAACTCGGCCGCGGCGCACCGCGGGCCGCGTGACGTGCAGCAGCTCGAAGCCCGCATCGATTCGCTCACGACTCGCAACGGCAAGCTGATGGACACCCTCAAAGAGGCGCGGCAGCAGTTGCTGGCGCTCCGCGAGGAGGTCGATCGGCTCGGGCAGCCGCCCAGCGGTTACGGCGTCTTGCTCCTGACTCACGACGACGACACCGTCGACGTGTTCACCTCCGGTCGCAAGATGCGGCTGTCGGTGTCGCCGAACATCGACGTGTCCGAGCTCAAGCAGGGCCAGACAGTCCGCCTCAACGAGGCGCTGACGGTGGTCGAGGCGGGCTCGTTCGAGGCGGTCGGCGAGATCAGCACCCTCCGCGAAATCCTGAACGACGGTAAGCGCGCCCTCGTCGTCGGTCATGCCGACGAGGAACGCATCGTCTGGCTCGCCGAGCCGTTGATTGCGCTCGAATACCTCGACCCCGAGATCGTCGAGCTGCTGGACGACACCGACGACTTGTTGGACGAGCGGGCGCGCAAGCTGCGGCCCGGTGACTCGCTGCTGGTCGACAGCAAGGCCGGCTACGCCTTCGAACGGATCCCGAAGGCCGAGGTCGAGGACCTGGTCCTCGAAGAGGTACCCGACGTCGCGTACAGCGACATCGGTGGCCTGACGCGGCAGATCGAGCTGATCCGCGACGCGGTGGAGCTGCCGTTCCTGCACAAGGATCTGTACAGGGAGTATTCGCTACGGCCGCCGAAGGGCGTCCTGCTGTACGGCCCTCCTGGTTGCGGCAAGACGCTCATCGCCAAGGCTGTCGCCAACTCGCTGGCCAAGAAGATGGCCGAAATTCGCGGCGACGACGCCCGCGAGGCCAAGAGCTACTTCCTGAACATCAAGGGTCCCGAGCTGCTGAACAAGTTCGTCGGCGAGACCGAGCGGCATATCCGGCTCATCTTCCAGCGGGCGCGCGAGAAGGCTTCCGAGGGCACTCCGGTGATCGTGTTCTTCGACGAGATGGACTCGATCTTCCGCACCCGTGGCACCGGTGTCAGCTCCGACGTCGAGACCACCGTTGTGCCGCAGCTGCTTTCGGAGATCGACGGTGTCGAGGGCCTGGAGAACGTCATCGTCATCGGCGCCTCCAACCGCGAGGACATGATCGACCCGGCGATCCTGCGGCCCGGCCGCCTGGACGTCAAGATCAAGATCGAGCGGCCGGACGCCGAAGCAGCGCAGGACATCTTCAGCAAGTACCTCACCGAGGACCTGCCGGTGCATGAGGACGACCTGCGCGAGTTCAACGGCGATCGCGGGTTGACCATCAAGACCATGATCGAAAAGGTCGTCGACCGGATGTACGCCGAGATCGATGACAACCGCTTCCTCGAGGTCACCTACGCCAACGGTGACAAGGAGGTCATGTACTTCAAGGACTTCAACTCCGGCGCCATGATCCAGAACGTGGTGGACCGGGCCAAGAAGTACGCGATCAAGTCGGTGCTGGAAACCGGGCAGCGCGGCCTCCGTATCCAGCACCTGCTGGACTCGATCGTCGACGAGTTCGCGGAGAACGAGGACTTGCCGAACACCACCAATCCCGATGACTGGGCGCGGATTTCGGGCAAGAAGGGCGAGCGGATCGTGTACATCCGCACCCTGGTCACCGGCAAGTCGTCGAGCGCCAGCCGCGCGATCGACACGGAATCCAACCTGGGGCAGTACCTGTAG
- the prcB gene encoding proteasome subunit beta: protein MTPAFGPFSDRLDVTSPHLNLSSFSDFLSRQAPHLLPAADLRSNWASAGEVRSGSDLPHGTTIVAIKYPGGVLIAGDRRATQGNMIASRDVQKVHIADDYTATGIAGTAAIAVEFARLYAVELEHYEKVEGVPLTFRGKVNRLATMVRGNLGAAMQGFVALPLLVGYDLDDSDPGNAGRIVSFDAAGGWNFEEEGYQSVGSGSLFAKSSIKKLYSHVSDADSALKVAIEALYDAADDDSATGGPDLTRGIYPTAVLIGADGAEEVTEERIAALAREVIANRTRAGGNA, encoded by the coding sequence GTGACGCCAGCGTTCGGGCCTTTCTCTGATCGACTGGATGTCACCTCACCGCACCTGAACCTGTCCTCGTTTTCGGACTTTCTCAGCCGGCAGGCACCTCACCTGCTGCCGGCCGCGGACCTGCGGAGCAACTGGGCTTCAGCGGGTGAGGTTCGGTCCGGTTCCGATCTGCCGCACGGTACGACGATCGTTGCGATCAAGTACCCCGGCGGTGTGCTGATCGCGGGAGACCGGCGGGCCACTCAGGGCAACATGATCGCCAGTCGCGACGTGCAGAAGGTGCACATCGCCGATGACTACACGGCGACCGGTATTGCCGGTACCGCGGCCATCGCGGTGGAGTTCGCGCGGTTGTACGCGGTCGAGCTGGAGCACTACGAGAAGGTCGAAGGTGTGCCGCTGACCTTCCGCGGCAAAGTGAACCGGCTGGCGACCATGGTGCGTGGCAATCTCGGCGCCGCGATGCAGGGTTTCGTCGCACTGCCGCTGCTGGTGGGCTACGACCTGGATGACTCCGACCCGGGCAATGCCGGTCGCATTGTCTCCTTCGACGCCGCGGGCGGCTGGAACTTCGAAGAAGAGGGCTACCAGTCGGTGGGTTCGGGGTCGCTGTTCGCAAAGTCGTCGATCAAGAAGCTGTATTCGCATGTGAGCGATGCCGATTCGGCGCTGAAGGTCGCCATCGAGGCGCTCTACGACGCTGCCGACGACGACTCGGCCACCGGCGGACCGGATCTGACGCGCGGCATCTACCCGACCGCGGTGCTCATCGGCGCCGACGGTGCCGAAGAGGTCACGGAGGAGCGCATCGCCGCGCTGGCCCGGGAAGTCATCGCCAACCGGACCCGCGCGGGAGGTAATGCCTGA